The sequence TAAACTATGCCTCGCatgttttcataattttcaGTCACTAAAtgacataacaaaaaaaaatgaataacaaGAATGCAGTTCAAACAATAGTTAGCCAATCCTATTTATGTCAAACCAAGCAGAAATCTAACCAACCTAACAaatcaaacaacaaaaacacaaaaaaatacaacaatgTACTATATATAGAGGCAAAACCTCAATATATAAATACCTTCCTCTCTATCACCAATGTACACATCTCATAGTCATACAACAAACACAAATCTTAGAGTTTTGTTTTGAACCAAAGAAACTTGTAAGAGAAAAATGGCGGGAAAAGTGTATATGGTCATGGCTTTGATAATGATGGGATTTGTTATACAAGCATGCAATGGAATGAATGTTAAtgttgatgatggtgatgatatCAAGCCAACAGAAGATTCAAGATTCTTTTGCTTCAGAGTCTGTTCCATTAGATGCGGCAAACAGAACAAGCCTTGTTACCAAGAATGTTTGCCAAAATGTGGTCTCCCACGACGACTTGCTAAACCAACAACATCTCCATCATCACCTTCCTCCACCGTTTGATGGATCAAGCTAACTGCTGAAGATTTCGTCTATCAAGAAGGAAAATTTGAGAATTATGATAAACTTTGATTATATCTCTGGTATTTGTGTGACAAGTGTATTCAAACTTGTTTTCTATTATAAGGACATAGACCACCTTCTATTAAAACACATGTGATCCCGATTCACATATAACAATAGAAACgtacaacaaaaaacaaaacaagagag is a genomic window of Brassica napus cultivar Da-Ae chromosome A2, Da-Ae, whole genome shotgun sequence containing:
- the LOC111203216 gene encoding uncharacterized protein LOC111203216, with the translated sequence MAGKVYMVMALIMMGFVIQACNGMNVNVDDGDDIKPTEDSRFFCFRVCSIRCGKQNKPCYQECLPKCGLPRRLAKPTTSPSSPSSTV